In Herbinix luporum, a single window of DNA contains:
- a CDS encoding response regulator transcription factor, whose product MQHILIADDNHDITDILSTYSKMEGFEPVVAYDGEEAIRLFKKYDPEVVLLDVMMPKEDGYEVCRKIRSKSDVPVILITARGEDFDKIMGLDIGADDYIVKPFSPREVMARVRAVLRRMAKASKSNASENVISISNLEINLEEYSVHIGGKKIALTKKEIETMWTLASNPNKVFTRDNLLDSLWGFDYYGDSRTVDSHIKRLRAKIDAVEHPEWTIKTIWGVGYKFELIEE is encoded by the coding sequence ATGCAGCATATCTTAATCGCAGATGATAATCATGATATCACTGATATCCTATCCACATATTCTAAGATGGAAGGGTTTGAACCGGTAGTAGCATACGATGGAGAGGAAGCAATCCGATTATTTAAGAAGTATGATCCTGAGGTAGTGCTGCTAGATGTCATGATGCCAAAAGAAGACGGATACGAGGTTTGCAGAAAGATTAGAAGTAAATCAGATGTACCTGTTATCCTGATTACAGCAAGAGGGGAAGATTTTGATAAGATTATGGGACTTGATATAGGAGCCGATGATTATATAGTAAAACCCTTTAGTCCGAGAGAAGTTATGGCCAGAGTAAGGGCGGTGCTTCGAAGGATGGCAAAAGCATCAAAAAGCAATGCTTCAGAAAATGTTATCTCTATCAGTAATCTGGAGATAAATCTTGAAGAGTATAGTGTACATATTGGAGGTAAAAAAATTGCCCTTACTAAAAAGGAAATTGAAACCATGTGGACATTGGCCTCCAATCCAAATAAAGTCTTTACCAGGGATAATCTTTTGGATAGTCTTTGGGGCTTTGATTATTATGGCGACAGCAGGACAGTAGATTCACATATAAAAAGACTTCGTGCAAAAATAGATGCTGTAGAACATCCTGAATGGACCATTAAAACTATCTGGGGAGTAGGTTATAAATTTGAACTTATAGAGGAATAA
- a CDS encoding Ig-like domain-containing protein — protein MKKKFLCNCLILFGLLLFFTVMPQIIQSPLSVVRASEVEKEKNNEYRLNLKSITLVNGKSFTLKVYNLEDDAKVSFKSADPSIASVNENGTFKANKVGSTTITATVRRGSNSTSLTCDVKVGPPAFSVKMTRSIIILGQKQSALLEVIMKPSNTAELAKFSSFNSSIASVSSGGRVTAKRLGMTYIFAEIDAVNLDGSKKFASCSVIVTKPEEVTQLRKYFSNHLELSLISESDLSAALYEFFNSNNTTESNSGSESSIVDNLDKFLNLKFNLENLKKTYQERLQPVVEIKLSSQAGI, from the coding sequence ATGAAAAAGAAATTTCTATGTAATTGTTTGATTTTGTTTGGCCTACTTCTTTTCTTTACTGTCATGCCTCAAATTATACAGTCACCCCTTAGTGTAGTTAGGGCATCAGAAGTTGAAAAGGAGAAAAATAATGAATATAGGCTTAACCTTAAATCTATTACCCTAGTAAACGGAAAATCATTTACATTAAAAGTTTATAATCTTGAAGATGATGCTAAGGTTAGCTTTAAATCCGCTGACCCAAGCATTGCATCTGTTAATGAGAACGGAACATTTAAGGCTAATAAAGTTGGATCTACTACAATTACAGCAACAGTAAGGCGAGGTTCTAATTCTACTTCACTTACCTGTGATGTTAAGGTTGGACCACCGGCTTTTAGCGTGAAGATGACCAGGTCCATAATTATACTGGGACAAAAACAAAGTGCATTATTAGAGGTTATAATGAAGCCCAGTAACACTGCAGAACTTGCCAAGTTTTCCAGCTTTAATTCGTCAATTGCTTCTGTTAGTTCCGGAGGCCGAGTAACAGCTAAAAGACTGGGAATGACTTATATATTTGCCGAAATAGATGCTGTTAATTTAGACGGAAGCAAGAAATTTGCTTCCTGCAGTGTAATAGTAACTAAACCTGAAGAAGTAACTCAATTAAGAAAGTATTTTTCCAATCATTTAGAATTAAGCTTAATATCTGAATCTGATTTGTCAGCTGCCTTGTATGAATTTTTTAATTCCAATAATACAACAGAATCAAATTCCGGTAGCGAATCATCAATCGTAGATAACTTGGATAAATTCTTAAATTTAAAGTTTAACTTGGAAAATTTAAAAAAGACTTATCAAGAAAGATTACAGCCTGTAGTAGAAATTAAATTAAGTTCCCAAGCAGGAATTTAA
- a CDS encoding VOC family protein yields the protein MNFKFNHYNFNVLDLDKSIKFYEEALGLKEVSRKVSDSGDFILVYLGDGSSDFQLELTWLRDWDRSYNLGDNEFHLAFVTDDYENAYKKHKEMGCICYENPAMGIYFINDPDGYWLEIIPKK from the coding sequence ATGAATTTTAAATTTAACCATTATAATTTCAATGTACTGGATTTAGATAAGTCCATAAAGTTCTATGAAGAAGCCTTAGGCTTAAAGGAGGTTAGCCGTAAGGTATCAGACTCCGGTGATTTTATTTTAGTATATCTTGGAGATGGAAGTTCAGATTTTCAATTGGAGTTAACATGGCTTAGGGACTGGGATAGATCTTATAACCTTGGTGATAATGAATTTCATCTAGCCTTTGTAACAGATGATTATGAAAATGCATATAAAAAGCATAAAGAAATGGGATGCATTTGTTACGAGAATCCAGCCATGGGTATTTATTTTATTAATGACCCCGATGGTTACTGGTTAGAAATCATTCCAAAGAAATAA
- a CDS encoding peptidoglycan-binding protein, which yields MYRHIVYPAQMETQSLGYLRVRTTTQNLLPIEDVTIRIYSPSSPDRVIEEFKTNNEGLTDMISLPTPPINYSLEPSSIQPYSNFDMQISAAGFESVYVADIEVLPQVTALQEVTLTPVPEPIERSYIISPHTLYAEYPPKIPEPEIKPTGETGEIVLGRVVVPEYVIVHDGPPSSSAQNYYVKFQDYIKNVASSEIYATWPEASIYANVLAILSFTLNRVYTEWYRNQGYNFTITSSTAFDHKWINGRNIFDNISFIVDSVFVNYLSRPNIIQPILTQYCDGNRVQCPGWMTQWGSKSLGDQGYSAIEILRHFYGSSIYINTATQVSGVPSSWPGYNQDIGSTGSSVRTIQEQLNTISEAYPRIPKIIVDGIYGPETANAVRIFQEIFNLPVTGVVDIGTWYRISRIYVGVTGMGV from the coding sequence ATGTATAGACACATAGTATATCCTGCCCAGATGGAGACTCAGTCCTTAGGGTATCTAAGGGTACGAACAACAACACAAAATTTGCTTCCCATAGAGGATGTTACTATTAGAATTTATTCGCCAAGTTCTCCTGATAGAGTTATCGAGGAATTTAAAACAAATAATGAAGGCCTTACCGATATGATATCACTACCGACTCCGCCAATAAATTATAGCCTGGAGCCATCATCCATACAACCTTATTCTAATTTTGATATGCAGATATCTGCTGCCGGTTTCGAATCAGTTTATGTAGCAGATATAGAAGTTTTACCACAAGTAACCGCCTTGCAAGAAGTAACCCTTACCCCAGTGCCGGAACCCATAGAAAGATCTTATATTATTTCACCCCACACCCTATATGCCGAATATCCCCCTAAGATACCTGAACCAGAAATAAAACCAACCGGTGAAACCGGTGAAATAGTTCTTGGCAGGGTAGTTGTTCCCGAATATGTTATAGTCCATGACGGACCTCCCTCAAGTTCGGCTCAGAATTATTATGTGAAATTTCAAGATTATATTAAAAATGTGGCTTCCAGTGAAATTTATGCAACATGGCCGGAAGCATCTATATATGCCAATGTGCTTGCAATTCTTTCATTTACTTTAAATCGTGTATATACAGAATGGTATCGTAATCAAGGTTATAATTTTACCATAACCTCCTCCACTGCCTTTGACCATAAGTGGATTAATGGACGTAACATATTTGATAATATTAGTTTTATAGTGGATTCAGTCTTTGTTAATTATCTATCCAGGCCCAATATTATACAACCTATTCTTACTCAGTACTGTGACGGTAACCGTGTTCAATGTCCCGGCTGGATGACTCAATGGGGTTCAAAATCCTTAGGAGATCAAGGTTACTCTGCAATAGAAATTTTAAGACATTTTTATGGTAGCAGCATATATATCAATACAGCTACACAAGTTTCAGGTGTTCCATCCTCCTGGCCCGGCTATAACCAAGATATCGGATCAACCGGCAGTAGTGTCCGTACAATCCAAGAACAACTTAATACTATATCAGAGGCCTATCCTAGAATACCTAAGATTATAGTAGACGGTATATACGGCCCTGAAACCGCCAATGCCGTTAGAATCTTCCAAGAGATATTTAATTTACCTGTAACAGGTGTTGTTGATATAGGAACATGGTATAGAATTTCAAGAATCTATGTAGGTGTCACAGGAATGGGTGTATGA
- a CDS encoding peptidoglycan-binding protein gives MGTQTFGKLQVRCVTPNMAPIEGATISISSPSQPTVILEELTTNVSGLTPQIELPAPPIDYSLEPSEVQPYAEYNIRAMQPDYTPVSVANIQLLAQVTAIQDATMEQAPEPDIEGSLFVIPPHTLFGDFPPKIAEPEIVPAAETGEIVLSQVVIPEYVIVHDGPPTDASAANYYVKFRDYIKNVASSEIYATWPESTIQANVLAILSFTLNRVFTEWYRNQGFNFTLTSSTAFDHKWIPGRNIFDNISLIVDSLFVNYLSRPNVRQPILTQYCDGNRVQCPGWMTQWGSKNLGDQGYDAISILRHFYGESIFINTAPQVSGVPSSFPGYNLDIGASGDNVRTIQEQLNTISDTYTQIPKVAVTGQYNEQTAEAVKAFQSIFNLPPNGIVDFPTWYSISGIYVAVTRMAEL, from the coding sequence ATGGGAACTCAAACCTTTGGTAAACTGCAAGTAAGATGTGTTACACCAAATATGGCTCCGATTGAAGGAGCTACAATTAGTATATCTTCTCCTTCTCAACCTACAGTCATCCTAGAAGAACTAACAACAAATGTATCGGGACTGACTCCTCAGATAGAACTTCCGGCCCCACCTATTGATTACAGCCTAGAACCCTCAGAGGTGCAACCCTATGCAGAGTATAATATCCGGGCCATGCAACCGGACTATACTCCTGTTAGCGTCGCTAATATACAGCTTCTTGCCCAAGTTACTGCTATCCAAGATGCTACTATGGAGCAGGCACCGGAACCGGATATCGAAGGTTCTTTATTTGTTATCCCGCCCCATACCCTATTTGGAGATTTTCCTCCTAAAATAGCAGAACCGGAAATCGTCCCTGCCGCAGAAACAGGTGAAATTGTACTAAGTCAGGTTGTAATCCCGGAGTACGTCATTGTCCATGACGGTCCCCCAACGGATGCTTCCGCAGCTAATTATTATGTAAAATTCCGAGATTATATTAAAAATGTAGCTTCCAGTGAAATCTATGCCACCTGGCCAGAATCCACCATTCAGGCAAATGTACTGGCCATACTATCTTTTACTCTAAATCGGGTATTTACAGAATGGTACCGTAATCAGGGATTTAATTTTACTCTTACCTCCTCTACAGCTTTTGACCACAAATGGATCCCGGGACGTAATATATTTGATAATATAAGCCTTATTGTGGATTCCTTATTTGTAAATTATTTATCCAGGCCCAATGTCAGGCAGCCTATCCTAACACAGTATTGCGACGGAAATAGAGTACAATGTCCCGGCTGGATGACCCAGTGGGGATCTAAGAATTTAGGAGATCAGGGATATGATGCCATAAGTATATTAAGACACTTTTACGGGGAATCAATCTTTATAAACACTGCACCTCAAGTATCAGGGGTTCCCTCTTCTTTCCCCGGTTATAACTTGGATATCGGAGCTAGCGGTGACAATGTAAGAACAATACAAGAACAACTAAATACTATTTCAGATACCTATACACAAATTCCTAAAGTTGCCGTAACAGGTCAATATAATGAACAAACTGCTGAAGCAGTAAAGGCTTTTCAAAGTATCTTCAATCTTCCTCCTAACGGAATTGTTGACTTTCCTACTTGGTATAGCATATCCGGTATATATGTAGCTGTTACTAGGATGGCAGAATTGTAA
- a CDS encoding polysaccharide deacetylase family protein, protein MNKFIYFIILIFFGLFLVYALSNDDKNKISKDELSLEKKYDDSIMLMAKLENNLEAQKHLHVHSEASKDGDYTTLFPELYAVYNPPKKNLKEKKTAYLTFDDGPSSNTFEILDILNENNIPATFFIVGSAITKEGEEALRRMANEGHTIGIHTYSHICDKIYCSVERFLEDYNTVYQQIYEITGIRANIYRFPWGSNNGYSKGMKDVLLDEMKRRGFACYDWNVDSNDSVGRPTAYSIRRNVEKDLENYDHPIILMHDSGINRLTVETLPEIIDLIKDKGYDFGTLDNREPYIFEW, encoded by the coding sequence ATGCATTATCTAATGATGATAAAAACAAAATATCTAAGGATGAACTAAGTTTAGAAAAAAAATATGATGATAGTATTATGCTAATGGCCAAGTTGGAAAATAATCTGGAAGCCCAGAAGCATTTACATGTTCATTCAGAAGCTAGTAAGGATGGGGATTATACTACACTTTTTCCCGAGCTTTATGCCGTATATAATCCTCCTAAAAAAAATTTAAAGGAAAAGAAAACCGCATATTTAACCTTTGATGATGGACCAAGTTCAAATACTTTTGAGATATTAGATATTTTAAATGAAAATAATATACCTGCAACTTTTTTTATTGTAGGAAGTGCAATTACAAAGGAGGGAGAAGAAGCCTTAAGAAGAATGGCCAATGAAGGGCATACCATAGGTATTCATACATATTCACATATTTGCGATAAAATATATTGCTCGGTGGAACGGTTTTTAGAAGACTATAATACAGTGTATCAACAGATTTATGAAATTACCGGAATTAGGGCAAATATATACCGTTTTCCCTGGGGAAGTAATAACGGATATAGCAAAGGAATGAAAGATGTATTACTTGATGAAATGAAACGTAGAGGCTTTGCCTGTTATGATTGGAATGTAGATTCCAATGATTCTGTTGGAAGGCCAACAGCATATTCCATTAGACGTAATGTGGAAAAAGATCTGGAAAATTATGATCATCCTATTATATTAATGCATGATTCAGGTATCAATAGGCTAACCGTAGAGACCCTTCCGGAAATTATAGATTTGATAAAGGATAAAGGTTATGATTTTGGCACTTTAGATAATAGGGAGCCCTATATTTTTGAATGGTAG